From a region of the Citricoccus muralis genome:
- a CDS encoding fatty acyl-CoA synthetase encodes MTTETDELGQAITRAGANTLATLLARTASRNGKNTALRFEDREWTYGELEQAVHRVAHRLRDTGLPEGSRVAAYGLNSDAYAILFLACATAGYVHVPVNFALKGEELAYILEDSGAALLVADPALMPRIGEVRDQGRAAGVGQLWPFFADGGLPDGGADGSAAGAPAAALLTTALDESAPDTPLDLPIGDADLAQLLYTSGTTSAPKGAMMSHQALISEYVSTIVALDLTEEDRPLVCMPLYHSAAMHVFLMPYLTLGATVRLLPKPDVPEVLRFVESEHIGSLFLAPTVWVPLSNHPDLDSRDLSSLTKAQYGASIMPVTVLQRLRERFPKLGFYNCFGQSEMAPLCTVLRPEEHHARPASCGRPVLFVEARLVTAEGALAEPGEPGEVQYRSPQLMIGYWNKPEATAEAFDDGWFRSGDQATQDEQGYLKIVDRIKDVINTGGVLVAPREVEDCIYELEEVAEVAVVGLPDERWIEAVTAVVVLKDGAELTAETVRAHVKSRIADFKVPKRVDFVAELPRNQSGKLLKRELRAERS; translated from the coding sequence ATGACCACTGAGACCGACGAACTCGGCCAGGCCATCACCCGAGCCGGGGCCAACACCCTGGCCACCCTGCTCGCGCGGACCGCCTCCCGCAACGGGAAGAACACGGCGCTACGGTTCGAGGACCGCGAGTGGACCTACGGCGAGCTGGAGCAAGCCGTGCACCGGGTGGCCCACCGACTGCGGGACACCGGGCTTCCGGAGGGATCGCGCGTGGCCGCCTACGGGCTGAACTCGGACGCCTACGCGATCCTGTTCCTGGCCTGCGCCACCGCCGGATACGTGCACGTGCCGGTCAACTTCGCGCTCAAGGGCGAGGAACTGGCCTACATCCTCGAGGACTCCGGCGCCGCACTGCTCGTGGCGGACCCCGCACTGATGCCGCGCATCGGCGAGGTCCGGGACCAGGGGCGCGCGGCCGGCGTCGGGCAGCTCTGGCCCTTCTTCGCTGACGGCGGCCTTCCCGACGGCGGCGCGGACGGTTCCGCGGCCGGCGCACCGGCCGCGGCGCTGCTGACCACGGCCCTGGACGAGTCGGCGCCGGACACCCCGCTGGACCTGCCCATCGGCGATGCCGACTTGGCCCAGTTGCTGTACACCTCCGGCACGACGTCGGCCCCCAAGGGCGCCATGATGTCCCACCAGGCGCTGATCTCCGAGTACGTGTCCACCATCGTCGCCCTCGACCTGACGGAGGAGGACCGGCCGCTGGTGTGCATGCCGCTCTACCACTCGGCGGCGATGCACGTGTTCCTGATGCCGTACCTGACCCTCGGCGCGACCGTCCGGCTGCTGCCGAAGCCGGATGTGCCAGAGGTCCTGCGGTTCGTGGAGTCCGAGCACATCGGCTCACTCTTCCTGGCTCCCACCGTGTGGGTGCCGTTGAGCAACCACCCGGACCTGGATTCCCGCGACCTGTCCTCGCTGACCAAGGCCCAGTACGGCGCCTCCATCATGCCGGTGACCGTGCTGCAGCGGCTGCGCGAGCGGTTCCCGAAGCTCGGCTTCTACAACTGCTTCGGCCAGTCCGAGATGGCCCCGCTGTGCACGGTGCTCCGCCCCGAGGAGCACCACGCGCGGCCCGCCTCCTGCGGCCGGCCCGTGCTGTTCGTCGAGGCCCGGTTGGTCACGGCGGAGGGCGCGTTGGCCGAGCCGGGTGAACCCGGGGAGGTGCAGTACCGGTCCCCGCAGCTGATGATCGGGTACTGGAACAAGCCCGAGGCCACCGCCGAGGCGTTCGACGACGGCTGGTTCCGTTCCGGCGACCAGGCCACCCAGGACGAGCAGGGGTACCTGAAGATCGTGGACCGCATCAAGGACGTCATCAACACCGGCGGCGTGCTCGTGGCCCCGCGGGAGGTGGAGGACTGCATCTACGAGTTGGAGGAAGTCGCCGAGGTGGCCGTGGTGGGGCTGCCGGACGAGCGCTGGATCGAGGCGGTGACGGCCGTCGTCGTGCTCAAAGACGGTGCCGAGCTGACCGCCGAGACCGTCCGTGCGCACGTGAAGTCGAGGATCGCGGACTTCAAGGTGCCCAAGCGCGTGGACTTCGTGGCCGAGTTGCCGCGCAACCAGTCCGGCAAGCTGCTCAAGCGGGAGCTGCGGGCGGAGCGGAGCTAG
- a CDS encoding alpha/beta fold hydrolase gives MHEESTVHTRDDFPLAIQTGGPIDAPALLLLSGQANSHHWWDGIRTAYEDAHRTVTVDYRGTGGSRGDLGDWTTSLFAEDAVAALDHLGIRTAAVFGTSMGGRVAQMLAVNHPDRVTALILGCTSPGGEHAHERKRETRQWLARGTREEQQAKLHELFYTPDWPGRPEDSTLLGDPTMTPRDQVGHRRASDRHDAWDALPSITAPTLILHGTEDLMVPAENAALITQRIPGARLRLYPGGRHGFFEEFAEQVVPDLLGFLVDVGPSGS, from the coding sequence ATGCACGAGGAGTCCACGGTCCATACCCGGGACGACTTTCCGCTCGCCATCCAGACCGGCGGGCCGATCGACGCGCCAGCGTTGCTGTTGCTCTCCGGTCAGGCGAACTCGCACCACTGGTGGGACGGGATCCGCACCGCCTACGAGGACGCCCACCGCACCGTCACTGTTGACTACCGCGGCACCGGCGGCAGTCGTGGAGACCTGGGCGACTGGACCACGAGCCTCTTCGCCGAGGATGCCGTGGCGGCCCTGGACCACCTGGGGATCCGCACCGCTGCCGTGTTCGGCACCTCCATGGGCGGGCGCGTGGCGCAGATGCTCGCAGTGAACCACCCGGACCGGGTGACCGCCCTGATCCTGGGCTGCACCTCCCCCGGCGGGGAGCACGCCCACGAGCGCAAGCGGGAGACCCGGCAGTGGCTGGCCCGGGGCACTCGCGAGGAGCAGCAGGCAAAGCTGCACGAGCTCTTCTACACCCCCGACTGGCCCGGACGGCCCGAAGACAGCACCCTGCTCGGCGATCCGACCATGACCCCGCGGGACCAAGTAGGCCACCGCCGGGCCAGCGACCGCCATGATGCCTGGGACGCTCTGCCCTCGATCACGGCGCCCACGCTGATCCTGCACGGCACTGAGGACCTCATGGTCCCGGCCGAGAACGCCGCCCTGATCACCCAGCGGATCCCCGGCGCCCGGCTGCGCCTCTACCCGGGCGGCCGGCACGGGTTCTTCGAGGAGTTCGCCGAGCAGGTGGTGCCGGACCTCCTGGGGTTCCTGGTCGACGTCGGCCCCTCCGGTTCCTGA
- the catA gene encoding catechol 1,2-dioxygenase, protein MTQDSYNEETVARAADSGANASARFRERMDAQSTGGVVDTERVNHLASRAVKALNDIVLEEKVSYEEYNAFKAWLIRVGEDGEWPLFLDVWLEHSVEEVANEHREGSKGTIEGPYYLEDSPEVPWNGTIPMREDEPGTPFTFTGQVRAVDGSPLPGAKLELWHADDLGFYSQFAPGLPEWNLRATWTANEDGRFEIHTVRPAPYQIPTDGACGQLIEAAGWHAWRPAHLHFKVHAPGHHKLTAQLYFPGDEHLEDDIASAVKPELLLNPQPNPDGEGEITHYDFVLDPEQ, encoded by the coding sequence ATGACCCAGGACAGCTACAACGAGGAAACCGTCGCCCGCGCCGCCGATTCCGGAGCCAACGCCTCGGCACGGTTCCGCGAGCGGATGGACGCCCAGTCCACCGGCGGCGTGGTGGACACCGAGCGCGTCAACCACCTGGCCTCCCGCGCCGTGAAAGCCCTCAACGACATCGTGCTCGAAGAGAAGGTCAGCTACGAGGAGTACAACGCCTTCAAGGCCTGGCTGATCCGCGTGGGCGAGGACGGCGAGTGGCCGTTGTTCCTGGACGTGTGGCTGGAGCACTCCGTCGAGGAGGTCGCCAATGAACACCGCGAGGGCTCCAAGGGCACCATCGAGGGCCCCTACTACCTGGAGGACTCCCCCGAGGTCCCGTGGAACGGCACCATCCCGATGCGTGAGGACGAGCCGGGCACCCCGTTCACCTTCACCGGCCAGGTCCGCGCCGTGGACGGCTCGCCGCTGCCCGGTGCCAAGCTGGAACTGTGGCACGCGGATGACCTGGGCTTCTACTCCCAGTTCGCCCCCGGCCTGCCCGAATGGAACCTGCGTGCCACCTGGACCGCCAACGAGGACGGCCGATTCGAGATCCACACCGTCCGTCCCGCGCCGTACCAGATCCCCACGGACGGTGCCTGCGGCCAGCTCATCGAGGCCGCCGGCTGGCACGCCTGGCGGCCGGCGCACCTGCACTTCAAGGTGCACGCTCCGGGTCACCACAAGCTGACCGCCCAGCTGTACTTCCCGGGCGACGAGCACCTGGAGGACGACATCGCCTCGGCCGTGAAGCCCGAGCTGCTGCTGAACCCGCAGCCGAACCCGGACGGCGAGGGCGAGATCACCCACTACGACTTCGTGCTCGACCCGGAGCAGTGA
- a CDS encoding AAA family ATPase, translating into MFIAPTEVVLATTADDLQAARTQAGSWRSKEMGIPDRHLSDTALADLAAAAESVQDAGFARAVMAVQSARAGDFAPIPNINSAVELFREFLKDGLIDGWLYVQEPDGYLHPYLVMDIGLDHGDRTRPPRIKITMEADNPTVKRPSRAPRLLQFDETELVGKTPADVLTAHRAFKETERLRAEYQERRDAFQDIIDHDFGQQFVFTGRALRTEDYRSAHDRTHRKVVHDVAPDERAPLRMVASSVLFDEQETGAVPVVTAVRVFDLAAQDYLDVNTADLTRYEYNPGLRDKLVLPEDQRELLDILTSDISVFTGDIIEGKSAGNVILARGRPGVGKTLTAEVYAEVIGRPLYSIHTGSLGITAELVRKNLEEIFVQAKRWDAVLLLDEADVFVLERGFELHQNAIVAEFLRTLEYYDGLLFLTTNRIDEVDGAILARCAAVIDYRAPEPDAARQIWQTFAAGHQVTLSDDLLDQLVDGFPDITPRDIKMLLRLGLRMAAHRNTAPDLDVFAAAARFRGLQYIPSAR; encoded by the coding sequence ATGTTCATCGCCCCCACGGAGGTGGTCCTCGCCACCACTGCCGACGATCTGCAGGCGGCCCGCACGCAGGCCGGCTCGTGGCGCTCCAAGGAGATGGGCATCCCGGACCGGCACCTCTCCGATACCGCGTTGGCGGACCTGGCGGCGGCCGCGGAGTCCGTGCAGGATGCGGGTTTCGCCCGTGCAGTGATGGCCGTCCAGTCCGCCCGTGCCGGCGACTTCGCCCCGATCCCGAACATCAACTCCGCCGTGGAACTCTTCCGCGAGTTCCTCAAGGACGGGCTGATCGACGGCTGGCTCTACGTCCAGGAGCCCGACGGCTACCTGCATCCCTACCTGGTGATGGACATCGGGCTGGACCACGGTGACCGCACCCGTCCCCCGCGCATCAAGATCACCATGGAGGCGGACAACCCCACGGTCAAGCGCCCCTCCCGGGCACCGCGGCTGCTGCAGTTCGACGAGACCGAGCTGGTGGGCAAGACGCCCGCGGACGTGCTGACCGCGCATCGGGCGTTCAAGGAGACGGAGCGGCTCCGGGCGGAGTACCAGGAACGCCGCGACGCGTTCCAGGACATCATCGACCATGACTTCGGCCAGCAGTTCGTCTTCACCGGCCGCGCCTTGCGCACCGAGGACTACCGCTCGGCCCATGACCGCACCCACCGCAAGGTCGTCCACGACGTTGCACCGGACGAGCGGGCACCCCTGCGGATGGTGGCCTCCTCCGTCCTCTTCGACGAGCAGGAGACCGGCGCGGTCCCCGTGGTCACCGCCGTGCGCGTGTTCGACCTCGCCGCCCAGGACTATCTGGACGTCAATACCGCTGATCTCACCCGCTACGAGTACAACCCGGGGCTGCGGGACAAGCTGGTACTGCCGGAGGACCAGCGCGAGCTGCTGGACATCCTCACCTCGGACATCTCCGTGTTCACCGGAGACATCATCGAGGGCAAGTCCGCCGGTAACGTGATCCTGGCCCGCGGCCGGCCCGGTGTGGGCAAGACGCTGACCGCCGAGGTATACGCCGAGGTCATCGGCCGCCCGCTCTACTCCATCCACACCGGCTCCCTGGGCATCACCGCGGAGCTGGTGCGCAAGAACCTCGAGGAGATCTTCGTCCAGGCCAAGCGCTGGGACGCAGTACTGCTGCTGGACGAGGCCGATGTCTTCGTGCTCGAGCGCGGGTTCGAACTGCACCAGAACGCGATCGTGGCCGAGTTCCTGCGCACCCTCGAGTACTACGACGGGCTGTTGTTCCTCACCACGAACCGGATCGACGAGGTGGACGGGGCCATCCTCGCCCGCTGTGCCGCCGTCATCGACTACCGCGCCCCCGAGCCGGATGCCGCCCGACAGATCTGGCAGACTTTCGCCGCAGGCCACCAGGTCACCCTGTCCGATGACCTGCTGGACCAGCTCGTGGACGGTTTCCCCGACATCACGCCCCGGGACATCAAAATGCTGCTGCGGCTCGGCCTGCGCATGGCCGCCCACCGGAACACAGCACCAGACCTCGACGTCTTCGCCGCCGCCGCCCGCTTCCGGGGGCTGCAGTACATCCCGTCCGCCCGGTAG
- a CDS encoding Fic family protein — translation MFTDFSASIPPFIADEEWIPAAPSTGISDEAVASIVRLDATAGKVLAPLTSFLLRNEAQSSSKIEQVVTTQVDLARAMLNIKASESARSTVAAAEAISTLIQSASDGDPADPSSLCASHLSLMKDDPHDAHYAGTFRDLQNWIGGSDYSPRGAVHVPPEPARVLALMDDLRKFCQRDDVPVLAQAAIAHAQFESIHPFTDGNGRVGRALINAILRSRGLTRTAVIPLASAFAARREWYFSLVNSYRAGKAGLFVDYLSRCAIVACHEAEESAELLSKMPPRWREAADSRRGSTADRLVDDLLGVPLLTIETVVRRLGVSRTAATTAIARLEDAGVLVQVGRGQRNQAWAAEDVLDETESLVQRIEADRDRLLTPQIADHLRHEGLLGPLTG, via the coding sequence ATGTTCACCGATTTCTCGGCCTCCATTCCTCCGTTCATCGCAGACGAAGAGTGGATCCCAGCCGCGCCCTCGACGGGCATCAGTGACGAAGCGGTGGCCTCCATTGTCCGTCTGGACGCCACGGCCGGGAAGGTCCTTGCTCCCCTGACCTCGTTTCTCTTGCGCAACGAGGCTCAGTCCTCGTCCAAGATCGAGCAGGTGGTCACCACCCAGGTCGATCTGGCGAGGGCCATGCTCAATATCAAGGCCAGTGAAAGCGCACGGTCTACCGTGGCAGCAGCGGAAGCTATCAGCACGCTGATCCAGTCGGCTTCAGACGGTGATCCCGCAGATCCCTCGTCCCTCTGCGCATCTCACCTGTCCCTCATGAAAGATGACCCCCACGATGCCCACTACGCGGGTACTTTTCGTGACCTTCAGAACTGGATCGGTGGTTCGGACTACAGCCCGCGTGGTGCCGTCCATGTGCCCCCCGAGCCGGCGCGGGTTCTCGCCTTGATGGACGATCTCCGAAAATTCTGCCAACGAGACGATGTGCCGGTGCTGGCCCAAGCTGCCATTGCCCATGCTCAATTCGAATCGATTCATCCATTCACCGACGGCAACGGTCGTGTCGGCCGTGCGCTCATCAATGCCATTCTGCGGTCCAGAGGGCTGACCCGCACCGCTGTGATCCCTTTGGCATCCGCTTTCGCGGCACGCCGTGAGTGGTACTTCTCCTTGGTCAACTCCTACAGAGCCGGGAAGGCTGGGTTGTTCGTGGACTACCTGTCCCGCTGCGCCATCGTGGCGTGTCACGAAGCGGAAGAGTCCGCGGAGCTCCTCAGCAAGATGCCACCTCGATGGCGGGAAGCGGCAGATTCCCGTCGTGGATCAACGGCAGACAGACTAGTGGACGACCTTCTGGGCGTCCCGCTCCTAACCATCGAAACGGTTGTTCGCCGACTCGGTGTGTCCCGCACTGCTGCGACCACGGCAATAGCTCGCTTGGAGGATGCAGGCGTGCTCGTTCAGGTCGGACGTGGCCAGCGCAACCAGGCCTGGGCGGCAGAGGATGTACTGGACGAAACCGAGTCCCTGGTGCAACGGATTGAGGCCGATCGAGACCGGTTGTTGACGCCGCAGATTGCCGACCATCTTCGGCATGAGGGGCTGTTGGGTCCTCTCACCGGCTAG
- a CDS encoding ATP-binding protein, whose protein sequence is MTTDQPTLDFSASSAATGAAQWRLAEVQVANWGTLDGGIYRLPVARKGHLITGPSGSGKSSILDAIAAVLTPDQWLRFNQAAQGSVGRDATRNLISYIRGAWTRTQDEAEDRVVSSYLRPRATWSGIILRYENGTGKDAKTISLCRLFFLRGTASTRADMKDLCLLEHSAVDLTELQPFVAQGIQTRKVQSNWPNAVVTTNTSHGQFYARLRSVFGIRDAAALQLLHRTQSAKGLDSLDQLFRNHMLERPATFGMAEKAVDEFGALRTAYEHVVDLRRQRDHLEHLRTAAAAYDSAEARSGRLRALQDAVHPFQQMLQLDLVQKEHLQLRESLHGLRGAHEQTETEHEQAREAHLTAQLLLSEAGGGRLDEVQRQLEDQRRQFDEVRNRWETLQARLERAGIGRTPATAAEFAELLVEIDRQAEQPAEHTGPSYEQNRAAFESHARLKTIDADVAALRGGASAVPAELLEVRERLAGELGVPTSALPYAAELLEVASGEERWAGAIERVLSPLSLTLLVPARLLRAARSWIDGRHLGLRLRYEEITAAVEAIRPARSEASLVHKVQVRPGEFHDWLQARLSARFDLACVQTADELDDHERGVTLAGQVKSSRTGYEKNDRHRLDDRSRWVLGDPAAKLEALLAARAEAEAEHRRAAAVVEQAQRDQRTENERRSALQAVRETPWKDVDHWSVARASESLEAQLEQLAGGNVGLQAARVREQQAAAGERRARTEAEQARLTLYQAEKDEARLDTERRELMDLGAGDTTVEAVLERELQTRFRRVRRNVTRTTLPDDSQKVSREISRELEVSRDESVRASSACMRITTEFSQAWPSVAADAEPGVEDRGTYLAILDRIVGQGLPEHESRFQQLLHERSSTLIGELNSELRSAPAEIENRVEPINESLARSPFEENRFLRLRVKTRRTETVRRFMGDLAAVAEHSWADEGLAAAESRYGRLAALMERLASSEHADRVWRQACLDTREHVTFLADEVDSHGTVHASYDSGAAMSGGQQQKLVIFCLAAALRFQLAAPDDPLPAYGTVVLDEAFDKADVRYTRMAMDVFVEFGFQMVLATPQKLLQTIEPYVGGITTVENPSRRLTRLADVTWESGGHS, encoded by the coding sequence ATGACCACGGACCAGCCCACCCTGGACTTCAGCGCTTCCAGCGCGGCCACCGGTGCGGCCCAGTGGCGGCTGGCCGAAGTGCAGGTGGCCAACTGGGGCACCTTGGACGGCGGCATCTACCGCCTGCCCGTCGCCCGGAAGGGCCACCTGATCACCGGACCCTCCGGCTCCGGCAAATCCTCCATCCTGGACGCCATCGCCGCAGTGCTCACCCCGGACCAGTGGCTGCGCTTCAACCAGGCCGCGCAGGGCTCAGTCGGGCGGGACGCCACCCGCAACCTGATCTCCTACATCCGCGGGGCCTGGACGCGCACCCAAGACGAGGCAGAGGACCGGGTGGTCTCCTCCTATCTGCGACCTCGGGCCACCTGGAGCGGAATCATCCTGCGCTACGAGAACGGGACCGGCAAGGACGCCAAGACGATCTCCCTGTGCCGGCTGTTCTTCCTGCGCGGCACCGCCTCCACCCGGGCGGACATGAAAGACCTGTGCCTGCTGGAGCACTCCGCCGTGGATCTGACGGAGCTTCAGCCCTTCGTGGCGCAAGGCATCCAGACCCGCAAGGTGCAGTCGAACTGGCCGAACGCCGTGGTCACCACGAACACCTCCCACGGACAGTTCTACGCCCGGCTGCGATCCGTGTTCGGCATCCGGGACGCCGCCGCCCTGCAGCTGCTGCACCGCACCCAGTCGGCCAAGGGCCTGGACTCCCTGGACCAGCTGTTCCGCAACCACATGCTGGAGCGCCCGGCCACCTTCGGCATGGCCGAGAAGGCCGTGGACGAGTTCGGGGCCCTGCGCACCGCCTACGAGCATGTGGTGGACCTGCGCCGCCAGCGCGACCACCTCGAGCACCTGCGCACCGCCGCCGCGGCCTATGACAGCGCCGAGGCGAGGTCCGGGCGTCTCCGCGCCCTGCAGGACGCCGTCCACCCCTTCCAGCAGATGCTCCAGTTGGACCTGGTGCAGAAGGAGCACCTGCAGTTGCGCGAATCGCTCCACGGACTCCGGGGTGCACACGAGCAGACTGAGACAGAGCACGAACAGGCCCGCGAGGCGCACCTGACGGCGCAGCTGTTGCTCTCGGAGGCCGGCGGCGGACGCCTCGACGAGGTCCAGCGCCAGCTCGAAGACCAGCGGCGCCAGTTCGATGAGGTCCGGAACCGCTGGGAGACCCTGCAGGCGCGCCTGGAGCGGGCCGGCATCGGGCGTACCCCGGCGACGGCGGCCGAGTTCGCCGAGCTGCTGGTCGAGATCGACCGGCAGGCCGAGCAGCCCGCGGAACACACCGGTCCCAGCTACGAGCAGAACCGGGCCGCCTTCGAATCCCACGCCCGGTTGAAGACCATCGACGCGGATGTGGCGGCCCTGCGCGGCGGTGCCAGCGCCGTGCCGGCTGAGCTACTGGAGGTCCGGGAGCGCCTGGCCGGTGAGCTCGGAGTGCCGACGTCGGCCCTGCCGTATGCCGCCGAGCTACTGGAGGTCGCCTCAGGCGAGGAACGCTGGGCCGGCGCCATCGAGCGCGTCCTGTCCCCGCTGTCCCTGACGCTGCTGGTGCCGGCCCGGTTGCTGCGGGCCGCCCGGTCCTGGATCGACGGCCGCCACCTGGGACTGCGACTGCGGTACGAGGAGATCACTGCGGCCGTGGAGGCCATCCGGCCGGCCCGATCGGAGGCCTCGCTGGTGCACAAGGTACAGGTGCGTCCCGGCGAGTTCCACGACTGGCTGCAGGCCCGGCTGTCCGCACGCTTCGACCTCGCCTGCGTGCAGACGGCCGATGAGCTCGACGACCACGAGCGGGGCGTGACCCTGGCCGGGCAGGTGAAGTCCTCGCGCACCGGCTATGAGAAGAACGACCGACACCGGCTCGACGACCGCTCCCGCTGGGTACTGGGAGACCCGGCCGCGAAGCTGGAGGCCCTGTTGGCCGCCCGCGCGGAGGCCGAGGCCGAGCATCGGCGGGCCGCGGCCGTCGTCGAGCAGGCGCAACGCGACCAGCGCACCGAGAACGAGCGGCGCAGCGCGCTGCAGGCCGTCCGGGAGACACCGTGGAAGGACGTGGACCACTGGTCCGTGGCCCGGGCCTCGGAGTCACTCGAGGCACAGCTTGAGCAGCTGGCCGGTGGGAACGTCGGCCTGCAGGCGGCCCGGGTCCGGGAGCAGCAGGCCGCCGCCGGGGAACGCCGGGCGCGAACCGAGGCCGAACAGGCGCGGTTGACCCTCTATCAGGCCGAGAAGGACGAGGCTCGACTGGATACCGAGCGGCGTGAACTGATGGACCTCGGCGCGGGGGACACCACCGTCGAGGCGGTGCTCGAGCGGGAGCTTCAGACCCGGTTTCGCCGGGTTCGGCGCAACGTCACCCGGACCACCCTGCCGGACGACTCGCAGAAGGTCTCTCGGGAGATCAGCCGCGAGCTGGAGGTCAGTCGGGACGAGTCCGTGCGCGCCTCCTCCGCGTGCATGCGGATCACCACAGAGTTCTCCCAGGCCTGGCCGTCCGTGGCTGCGGACGCCGAGCCGGGGGTCGAGGACCGGGGGACCTATCTGGCCATTCTGGACCGGATCGTGGGCCAGGGGCTGCCGGAGCACGAGTCCCGTTTCCAGCAACTGCTGCACGAGCGGTCCTCCACCCTGATCGGCGAGCTGAACAGCGAGCTGCGCTCCGCCCCCGCAGAGATCGAAAATCGGGTGGAGCCGATCAACGAGTCCCTGGCCCGTTCCCCCTTCGAGGAGAACCGGTTCCTGCGACTGCGGGTGAAGACCCGGCGCACGGAGACGGTGCGGCGTTTCATGGGGGATCTGGCCGCCGTCGCCGAGCACTCCTGGGCGGACGAGGGCCTGGCCGCCGCGGAGTCCCGGTACGGACGCCTGGCCGCCCTGATGGAAAGGCTGGCCTCCTCCGAGCATGCGGACCGGGTCTGGCGGCAAGCCTGCCTGGACACCCGCGAACACGTCACCTTCTTGGCCGACGAGGTGGACTCTCACGGCACGGTCCACGCCAGCTACGACTCCGGCGCCGCCATGTCCGGCGGCCAGCAGCAGAAGCTGGTGATCTTCTGCCTCGCGGCCGCCCTGCGCTTTCAGCTCGCAGCCCCGGACGACCCGCTGCCGGCCTATGGGACCGTGGTACTGGACGAGGCCTTCGACAAAGCCGACGTGCGCTACACCCGGATGGCCATGGACGTCTTCGTGGAGTTCGGTTTTCAGATGGTCCTGGCCACCCCGCAGAAGCTGCTGCAGACCATCGAGCCCTACGTCGGGGGGATCACCACAGTGGAAAACCCCAGCCGTCGTCTCACCCGCCTCGCGGACGTCACGTGGGAGTCCGGAGGCCACTCATGA
- a CDS encoding Wadjet anti-phage system protein JetD domain-containing protein has protein sequence MVSLEEARSEARRRLVAAHRQWTLYGWSSPVWALPLHPPTERQVLDNPVASEAWVRHWASHAWPEGMNVQWEDRTWRSVGTQRIPVRLVAQTPDALARWVGGQEARNRTLFATRATRIRALTNIASDSLSPVLRRYADRLTSLPEADFDRLLGVTDWLGTHRVAGLRPRQLPIRGVDSKWFSAHRTVLTALHGALYATQRSGKEGDPIEADEASPPSGAAEAERGTVAPGDAVGVGLGIVDADPRIRMRVLDPELRPAGLEDLQVPVAQARALPWRPECVLIVENLETLLCLPDARGVVAMWGRGFDTAAVTMPWLADLPIIYWGDLDSHGFAILHRYRVHLPQIESVLMDESTLEAFEDLWVSEPQPSRGQPASLTAAESRTLGRLRLEGDVRLEQERVPWTYALERLIPSLSFSPSAPDVRFTGAPPSASDASR, from the coding sequence ATGGTTTCCTTGGAAGAGGCTCGGTCCGAAGCCCGACGTCGACTGGTCGCTGCCCATCGGCAGTGGACTCTGTACGGGTGGTCGTCTCCGGTGTGGGCGTTGCCGCTTCATCCACCCACCGAACGCCAAGTCCTCGACAACCCAGTCGCATCCGAGGCGTGGGTGCGTCACTGGGCCAGCCACGCTTGGCCCGAGGGGATGAACGTGCAGTGGGAAGACCGGACCTGGCGCAGCGTCGGGACCCAGCGGATTCCCGTGCGATTGGTAGCCCAGACACCCGATGCGTTGGCCCGCTGGGTGGGTGGCCAGGAAGCCCGGAACCGGACCTTGTTCGCGACCCGGGCGACGCGCATACGGGCCCTGACGAACATTGCCTCCGACTCGCTCTCCCCTGTCCTTCGCCGGTACGCCGACCGTTTGACCTCGTTGCCTGAAGCCGACTTCGATCGGTTGCTAGGTGTCACGGACTGGTTGGGCACCCACCGAGTGGCGGGCCTGCGACCACGCCAATTGCCGATCCGTGGCGTGGACTCGAAGTGGTTCTCCGCGCACCGTACCGTGCTGACGGCCCTCCACGGGGCTCTGTACGCGACACAGCGTAGTGGGAAGGAAGGTGACCCGATCGAAGCCGACGAAGCCAGCCCCCCGTCCGGTGCTGCTGAGGCCGAACGAGGCACCGTTGCACCCGGTGACGCGGTCGGCGTCGGACTCGGGATTGTCGACGCCGACCCGAGGATCCGGATGCGCGTCCTGGACCCGGAGCTGCGCCCCGCCGGCCTGGAGGATCTGCAAGTCCCCGTGGCCCAGGCCAGAGCCCTTCCCTGGCGGCCCGAATGTGTCCTCATCGTAGAAAACCTGGAGACGTTGCTGTGCCTGCCTGACGCTCGCGGTGTTGTGGCGATGTGGGGCCGTGGCTTCGATACGGCCGCAGTCACCATGCCCTGGCTGGCCGACCTGCCCATCATCTATTGGGGCGACCTGGACTCGCACGGCTTCGCCATCTTGCATCGCTACCGCGTGCATCTACCTCAGATCGAGAGCGTGCTGATGGACGAATCCACCCTGGAGGCGTTCGAGGACCTCTGGGTGTCGGAACCTCAGCCATCCCGTGGCCAGCCGGCCAGTCTGACGGCCGCCGAATCACGGACCCTGGGACGCCTCCGCTTGGAGGGAGACGTCAGGCTGGAACAGGAACGGGTCCCCTGGACTTATGCCCTGGAACGCCTCATCCCCTCTCTGTCGTTTTCTCCATCTGCCCCAGATGTGCGTTTCACCGGGGCACCTCCGTCCGCGAGTGACGCTAGCCGGTGA